In Opitutales bacterium, the DNA window ACACGATCAACCGCTACAGCCCATCAATACTCAGGTTTGATCTCCGCCATCAGGTCTTATGGGATGGCTGTGACTTTTCTTCTAGAAACGTTTCGTAAACGGGTAAGTAGTCCGCGACGATTTGATCTTTCAGCGGGTCGAGATCTTCCACGGCATAGCGTTCCTGAAGAGCGGGAATCGTTGCGATGTACTTCTCGGGACGCTTTCCTTGAAAATAGCCTTTCAGATAGACTTTTCCGCCCTTGCCCAACTTGGGCTTGATGATGCAGTAGACTCGATGTCGTTGTGCTGAGGGACGCAAATCATCTGGAGGCTCTGGTAGCTTTTCTGGATCTTTGCTCTGAAGGTCGCGTGCTACATCCAAGCCGCGCTTAACTTGTTCTCGGAAGAAGGGCTTTATGGTATCGAGTGACAAATTGTTGAGATCGCCTCCTTCACGGAAATGAACGATGAAAATCTGTCCGATACCGTAGGTGATCGATCCGGCTGCGAGGGACTGACTGACTGAGCCCAGAATCGTTCCGATGCCCGGGATAGTTTTGATGAAACTGCGCAAGAGCGAGGAGGCGATGGTATTGGTTCCGATGGCACCGATGAGTGTTTTGACACGCGATTTTGTGGCGGACTCGTCATAAGGGACCTTATAAATGCCTGCTAAACTTTTTACGAGATTCAGCTGGACCGCGATCAGTGTTGCAAGGTCGGCGAAGGGGAGGGGTATGAAGCTCGTGCTCGTGGCATAAACGACATATTTTTTAACGGTCTCCTGGGCTTGGGTGTCCGTGTTGGATTCAAAGATCTTCATGAGCAACTTGGATGCACCGACGAACTAGCAGCAATCTGATGGACGTTGGCAACGGCAATTAAATATATTGCAAAAGATGTCATCATCGATGCCACGCTTTTTCGGTGTAAGGGTTTAACAATAAGTGTAATTACCGATTTATTATCTGTGATGATAGCCCTGAGATACGCTCTGATTCTAGTCTCCCTTCTCTGCGTTTCACTTTCTGCTCGAGTGTGGACCGACCGCGACGGTCGTGAGGTGATAGCCGAGTTTGTGTCTTTAAAAGATGGCCTGGTTTATCTCAGGCTTCAGCGAGATGATGTTGTGTATGCTTTTCCATTTGAGCGTTTAAGCGCAGAAGACCGACAGTTTGCTCGTAGCAAAGTGAGCATGGATGCTTCCGGAAGCGCATCGGGTGCACCCCCTTATCATGATTCTTCTCAAACGGTGCCTGTCGCCACATCTGACGTCTCTCCTGGATGGCTCGATAATAAGTGGATACGTCTCTCGGCGGTGAGCGGAAAGGATGCTAACGGAGTCGAAAACAAATTTGCGACGGGTGGAGTGTATTTATCGCAGTGTGATGGTCAATGGACAGAGGTATTCCGAGGAGGTAACGTCGCTGATTTTTCTAAAGTCAAATTGGGAAATAAGTTTAA includes these proteins:
- a CDS encoding DUF697 domain-containing protein, translated to MKIFESNTDTQAQETVKKYVVYATSTSFIPLPFADLATLIAVQLNLVKSLAGIYKVPYDESATKSRVKTLIGAIGTNTIASSLLRSFIKTIPGIGTILGSVSQSLAAGSITYGIGQIFIVHFREGGDLNNLSLDTIKPFFREQVKRGLDVARDLQSKDPEKLPEPPDDLRPSAQRHRVYCIIKPKLGKGGKVYLKGYFQGKRPEKYIATIPALQERYAVEDLDPLKDQIVADYLPVYETFLEEKSQPSHKT